Proteins co-encoded in one Fusarium musae strain F31 chromosome 3, whole genome shotgun sequence genomic window:
- a CDS encoding hypothetical protein (EggNog:ENOG41), whose product MALIQPHQVRRLQMLGTLSLLAIVVGGSLLIFVGANALSGRKEKEELGRARPSGQTRFSVGHEWSIQTWIAIVGVAFALLSYGFTEAYVHLFDTWASRQAQLSNGLDYARYLNSQSRAPVVYGFRGFPSFITLRYFLLIMSIIASVGYKFAIVSPDA is encoded by the coding sequence ATGGCTCTGATTCAGCCTCATCAGGTTCGACGTCTACAGATGCTTGGCACTCTTTCTCTGCTCGCGATTGTTGTCGGCGGCTCACTCCTCATTTTTGTTGGTGCAAATGCGCTCTCGGGTCgcaaagagaaagaagaactcGGTAGGGCAAGGCCATCAGGCCAGACACGTTTCAGTGTTGGACATGAATGGAGCATCCAGACCTGGATAGCCATCGTTGGTGTTGCATTTGCCCTATTATCTTATGGCTTTACAGAGGCATATGTTCATCTATTCGATACATGGGCTAgtcgacaagctcaactcAGCAATGGCCTCGACTATGCTCGGTATCTCAACTCTCAATCACGAGCACCAGTCGTCTATGGCTTCAGAGGATTTCCCTCCTTTATCACTCTGCGATACTTTCTGCTGATTATGAGCATAATTGCATCTGTGGGCTACAAGTTTGCTATTGTGAGCCCGGACGCTTGA
- the TUB2 gene encoding beta-tubulin (EggNog:ENOG41), translating to MREIVHLQTGQCGNQIGAAFWQTISGEHGLDSNGVYNGTSELQLERMSVYFNEASGNKYVPRAVLVDLEPGTMDAVRAGPFGQLFRPDNFVFGQSGAGNNWAKGHYTEGAELVDQVLDVVRREAEGCDCLQGFQITHSLGGGTGAGMGTLLISKIREEFPDRMMATFSVVPSPKVSDTVVEPYNATLSVHQLVENSDETFCIDNEALYDICMRTLKLSNPSYGDLNYLVSAVMSGVTTCLRFPGQLNSDLRKLAVNMVPFPRLHFFMVGFAPLTSRGAHSFRAVSVPELTQQMFDPKNMMAASDFRNGRYLTCSAIFRGRVAMKEVEDQMRNVQNKNSSYFVEWIPNNIQTALCAIPPRGLTMSSTFIGNSTSIQELFKRVGEQFTAMFRRKAFLHWYTGEGMDEMEFTEAESNMNDLVSEYQQYQDAGIDEEEEEYEEELPEGEE from the exons ATGCGTGAGATT GTTCACCTCCAGACCGGTCAGTGC GGTAACCAAATTGGTGCTGCTTTCTGGCAAACCATCTCTGGCGAGCACGGCCTCGACAGCAATGGTGTCTACAATGGTACCTCCGAGCTTCAGCTCGAGCGCATGAGTGTTTACTTCAACGAG GCCTCTGGCAACAAGTATGTTCCCCGAGCCGTCCTCGTCGACCTCGAGCCTGGTACCATGGACGCCGTCCGTGCTGGTCCCTTCGGTCAGCTCTTCCGTCCCGACAACTTCGTTTTCGGTCAGTCCGGTGCCGGAAACAACTGGGCCAAGGGTCACTACACTGAGGGTGCCGAACTTGTCGACCAGGTCCTCGACGTCGTCCGCCGTGAGGCTGAGGGCTGCGATTGCCTCCAGGGTTTCCAGATCACCCACTCTCTCGGTGGTGGTACCGGTGCCGGTATGGGTACTCTGCTCATTTCCAAGATCCGCGAGGAATTCCCCGACCGAATGATGGCCACCTTCTCCGTCGTTCCCTCCCCTAAGGTCTCTGACACCGTCGTTGAGCCCTACAATGCCACCCTCTCCGTCCACCAGCTGGTCGAGAACTCCGATGAGACCTTCTGTATCGATAACGAGGCCCTCTACGATATCTGCATGCGCACCCTGAAGCTGTCCAACCCCTCCTACGGTGACCTCAACTACCTCGTTTCTGCTGTTATGTCCGGTGTCACCACCTGTCTCCGTTTCCCCGGTCAGCTGAACTCCGATCTCCGAAAGCTCGCCGTCAACATGGTGCCTTTCCCTCGTCTACACTTCTTCATGGTTGGATTTGCTCCTCTGACCAGCCGTGGTGCTCACTCTTTCCGCGCTGTCAGCGTTCCTGAGTTGACCCAACAGATGTTCGACCCCAAGAACATGATGGCTGCTTCGGACTTCCGCAATGGTCGCTACCTGACCTGCTCGGCCATTTT CCGTGGCCGTGTCGCTATGAAGGAGGTCGAGGACCAGATGCGCAACGTCCAGAACAAGAACTCTTCTTACTTCGTTGAATGGATTCCCAACAACATCCAGACAGCCCTTTGTGCCATCCCTCCCCGAGGACTTACGATGTCTTCGACCTTCATCGGAAACTCCACTTCTATCCAGGAGCTCTTCAAGCGTGTTGGTGAGCAGTTCACTGCCATGTTCCGACGCAAGGCTTTCTTGCATTGGTATACTGGTGAGGGTATGGACGAGATGGAGTTCACTGAGGCTGAGTCCAACATGAATGATCTTGTCTCTGAATACCAGCAGTACCAGGATGCTGGtattgatgaggaggaagaggagtacgaggaggagctccctgagggcgaggagtAA
- a CDS encoding hypothetical protein (EggNog:ENOG41), with protein sequence MFTPSRGRAIGRAIAASSSGPVNLPSFLVPAWHATAPKIASSRASTALFSTTSKRPSKLGRTPLSIPPGVELSVGEPVANKDLTSYKKVYKKTITVKGPLGELELEVPDYVQVTQDPEAKVVSLNVQDTDAKDQKAMWGTTWSYLRNYIMGVSEGHTAILRLVGVGYRASVEERGAKEEFPGQRFLCLKLGFTHPVEEGIPRGVTVTTPAPTRILIEGIDRETIMSFAGRVRMWRPPEPYKGKGVFINDQTIKLKQKKIK encoded by the exons ATGTTTACTCCCAGCCGGGGGAGGGCAATTGGACGAGCTATTGCGGCCTCGTCGTCTGGCCCTGTCAACCTGCCTAGCTTCCTGGTGCCAGCATGGCACGCGACAGCACCCAAGATCGCATCTTCCCGAGCCTCCACTGCCCTCTTCTCCACGACCTCGAAGCGACCATCCAAGCTGGGAAGAACCCCTCTATCGATCCCTCCTGGCGTAGAGCTATCTGTTGGCGAGCCGGTGGCGAACAAGGACTTGACATCATACAAGAAGGTGTACAAGAAAACCATCACTGTAAAGGGACCTTTAG GAGAGCTTGAGCTCGAAGTTCCGGATTATGTGCAGGTGACGCAAGATCCCGAGGCCAAGGTGGTATCGTTGAATGTCCAGGACACTGACGCCAAGGACCAAAAAGCCATGTGGG GAACAACATGGTCTTACCTAAGGAACTATATCATGGGTGTCTCGGAAGGGCACACGGCCATTCTCCGTCTTGTCGGTGTCGGTTACAGAGCGAGTGTCGAAGAGCGAGGTGCTAAAGAGGAATTCCCTGGGCAGCGCTTCCTGTGCCTCAAGCTCGGGTTTACTCATCCTGTCGAGGAGGGAATCCCTCGCGGCGTGACCGTAACGACTCCTGCGCCTACACGTATCCTGATTGAGGGAATTGACCGGGAGACCATCATGTCGTTTGCTGGACGAGTTCGCATGTGGCGTCCTCCGGAGCCTTACAAGGGCAAAGGCGTGTTTATTAACGACCAGACGATCAAactgaagcagaagaagatcaaataG
- a CDS encoding hypothetical protein (BUSCO:EOG09262HP3), giving the protein MASPSYASELQIAQLAVQRATILTKRVFHEKAKGTVDKNDKSPVTIGDFGAQALIIAALRHNFPDDAIVAEEEAAQLRDDANLKQTIWELVSSTKLDDEDAEKQLGGPIKDVDDMLELIDRGGSQGGSSGRIWAIDPIDGTKGFLRGGQYAVCLGLMVDGDVKVGVLGCPNLPVDDSARLTSDIGSNATDEGRGVVFSAVQGHGANSRPLTSGALAAEKPISMRSIDDLSKATFCESVEAGHSAHDDQALISKKLGITQESVRMDSQAKYGSIARGAGDIYLRLPVKATYQEKIWDHAAGDLIVREAGGQVTDIHGKRLDFSVGRTLANNKGVIAAPAAVHGKVLEAVQEVLSAKQS; this is encoded by the coding sequence ATGGCTTCTCCATCTTACGCCTCAGAGCTTCAGATCGCCCAATTGGCCGTTCAGCGTGCTACGATTCTCACCAAGCGCGTCTTCCACGAAAAGGCAAAGGGAACTGTTGATAAGAATGACAAGAGCCCTGTCACCATTGGCGACTTTGGCGCCCAGGCCCTCATCATTGCCGCTCTCCGCCACAACTTCCCTGACGACGCTATCGtcgccgaggaggaagctgCGCAGCTCCGTGACGATGCAAACCTGAAGCAGACTATCTGGGAGCTCGTCAGCTCTACAAagctcgacgatgaagatgctgagaagcaaCTTGGTGGCCCTATcaaggatgttgacgatatGTTGGAATTGATCGATAGAGGTGGCAGCCAGGGTGGTTCCAGCGGTCGTATATGGGCAATCGATCCCATTGACGGTACAAAGGGCTTCCTCCGTGGTGGCCAATACGCTGTCTGCCTTGGTCTCATGGTTGACGGTGACGTCAAGGTCGGTGTCCTTGGCTGCCCTAACCTCCCAGTTGACGACTCAGCCCGTCTTACCTCCGACATTGGCTCCAATGCCACCGATGAGGGTCGTGGTGTTGTTTTCTCTGCTGTGCAGGGCCATGGCGCGAACAGCCGACCTCTTACTTCTGGCGCTCTTGCTGCCGAAAAGCCCATCTCCATGCGAAGCATTGATGATCTCTCCAAGGCTACCTTCTGCGAGAGTGTTGAGGCTGGCCACTCAGCGCACGACGACCAGGCCCTTATCTCGAAGAAGCTCGGTATTACCCAGGAGAGTGTCCGCATGGACAGTCAGGCTAAGTATGGCTCTATTGCCCGCGGTGCTGGCGACATCTACCTCCGTCTGCCTGTCAAAGCCACATATCAGGAGAAGATCTGGGATCACGCTGCCGGCGACCTTATTGTTCGTGAGGCTGGCGGCCAAGTAACTGACATTCACGGAAAGCGTCTCGACTTCAGCGTAGGACGCACtctcgccaacaacaaggGCGTTATTGCCgctcctgctgctgttcACGGCAAGGTTCTCGAAGCTGTCCAGGAGGTTCTGAGCGCTAAGCAGTCATAA
- a CDS encoding hypothetical protein (EggNog:ENOG41), with translation MASSPPSLRSLYRSLLRELPPRPILASPRSPLHSRLRDSFSSSSKAATSQDARARADAAAQAIAYLRSQRMYATLLERYNPGMGMDEEERVRLTARRVGMDLPVEYK, from the coding sequence ATGGCCTCTTCTCCACCCTCGCTACGCTCTCTCTACCGCTCCCTCCTTCGCGAGCTACCACCTCGACCCATCCTCGCCTCACCACGCTCTCCTCTTCACTCCCGCCTTCGAgattccttttcttccagcTCCAAGGCGGCGACATCGCAAGACGCCCGCGCCCGCGCCGACGCCGCTGCCCAGGCCATCGCATATCTTCGATCCCAGCGCATGTATGCCACGTTACTCGAGCGTTATAACCCTGGTATGGGtatggatgaggaggagcgtGTTCGCTTAACTGCTAGGAGAGTCGGCATGGATTTGCCAGTCGAGTACAAGTAA
- a CDS encoding hypothetical protein (BUSCO:EOG09260OM6): protein MEADIRAVLPHIDPVVSEYSVGYLTHASTSYLDEEDTSGESPLNEAASTITELLLSASGQVNAELEEKIKQLVEKWVDKYTEANGGQRRGPSTVKRLDQTIQVSQQRNMSSTLAVATGGVDLESANARKVESKVDRKKLEKAERKIAAKQQKKTFKTVEYEASKLLDQPESTQSYEEFYMAVNPLQMGSSSANKSKDIKLDNIDVSISGNRILTDTTLTLAYGHRYGLVGNNGVGKSTLLRALSRREVAIPLHISILHVEQELTRKITGDDTPAIQAVLDADVWRKVLLKEQDQITARLAELEKQRASLADTSADAARIDRDREAQDTKLGDVQSKLAEMESDKAESRAASILAGLGFSPERQQHATKTFSGGWRMRLALARALFCEPDLLLLDEPSNMLDVPSITFLSEYLQTYPSTVLVVSHDRAFLNEVATDIIHQHSQRLDYYRGANFDTFYATREERKKVAKREYENQMVQRAHLQAFIDKFRYNAAKSSEAQSRIKKLEKMPVLEPPEAEYSVKFTFPEVEKLSPPIVQMSEVTFGYNKDNILLRNVDLDVQLDSRIGIVGPNGAGKTTILKLLIGKLDPSSGLISQHPRLRIGFFAQHHVDALDLNDSAVGFMSKNYPGRTDEEYRRRLGAFGITGTTGLQKMGLLSGGQKSRVAFACLALTNPHILVLDEPSNHLDIEAMDALAEALNEFQGGVLMVSHDVTMLQTVCKSLWVCDGGTVEKFPGDVQAYKKRITAQANAAGVVKQH, encoded by the exons ATGGAGGCCGATATCAGAGCTGTGCTGCCGCACATTGACCCCGTAGTCTCCGAGTACTCTGTGGGCTACTTAACGCATGCGTCAACCTCCTACTTGGACGAGGAGGATACATCGGGCGAGTCACCACTGAACGAGGCTGCTTCCACCATCACCGAGCTCCTACTGTCCGCATCTGGCCAAGTCAATGCTgagctggaggagaagatcaaacAATTGGTCGAGAAATGGGTCGACAAGTACACCGAGGCCAATGGAGGCCAGAGACGAGGTCCCTCGACTGTCAAGCGCTTAGACCAGACTATCCAGGTGAGCCAGCAGCGCAACATGTCGTCCACCTTAGCTGTGGCGACCGGTGGCGTGGACCTGGAGTCTGCAAACGCAAGGAAGGTTGAGTCCAAGGTCGAtcgcaagaagcttgagaaggcAGAGAGAAAGATTGCCGccaagcagcagaagaagaccTTCAAGACTGTCGAGTATGAGGCATCCAAGCTGCTTGACCAACCCGAGTCAACCCAGTCATACGAAGAGTTCTATATGGCTGTCAACCCTCTGCAAATGGGCTCCAGCTCCGCAAACAAGTCAAAGGATATCAAATTGGACAACATCGATGTGTCGATCAGTGGAAATCGCATTCTTACAGACACAACGCTCACTCTCGCCTATGGCCACCGTTATGGTTTGGTTGGTAACAACGGTGTTGGTAAATCGACACTGCTTCGAGCTCTGTCTCGCCGTGAGGTTGCAATTCCACTCCACATCTCCATTCTGCATGTTGAACAAGAA CTGACAAGAAAGATCACTGGTGACGACACCCCAGCCATCCAGGCGGTTCTCGACGCCGATGTTTGGCGCAAGGTTCTATTGAAGGAGCAAGAT CAAATTACGGCTCGCCTGGCAGAATTGGAGAAGCAACGTGCTTCCCTGGCCGACACATCTGCTGACGCGGCAAGAATCGATCGTGATAGAGAGGCCCAGGATACCAAGTTGGGAGATGTTCAGTCCAAGTTGGCCGAAATGGAGTCAGATAAAGCCGAGTCACGAGCTGCTAGTATTCTCGCTGGTCTCGGTTTCTCACCAGAGCGACAGCAGCACGCCACCAAGACCTTCTCTGGTGGTTGGAGAATGCGTCTGGCCCTTGCCCGAGCGCTTTTCTGTGAACCtgacttgcttcttcttgacgaaCCGTCTAACATGTTGGACGTTCCTTCGATTACATTCTTGTCCGAGTACCTTCAAACATACCCCAGCACCGTCCTCGTGGTCTCTCACGACAGAGCGTTCCTCAACGAAGTCGCCACCGATATCATTCATCAACACTCTCAGCGTCTCGACTACTACCGTGGAGCCAACTTCGATACCTTCTATGCCACTCGTGAGGAGCGTAAGAAAGTCGCCAAACGAGAGTACGAGAACCAGATGGTGCAGAGAGCCCATCTGCAGGCATTTATCGACAAGTTCCGGTATAACGCCGCCAAGTCTTCAGAAGCCCAGTCCCgtatcaagaagctcgagaagatGCCTGTCCTTGAACCGCCAGAGGCTGAGTACAGCGTCAAATTCACATTCCCCGAGGTCGAGAAGCTATCGCCCCCCATTGTACAGATGTCTGAGGTCACTTTTGGTTACAACAAAGACAACATCCTGCTCCGCAATGTTGACCTGGATGTCCAGCTGGATTCTCGAATTGGTATCGTCGGACCCAACGGTGCAGGTAAAACAACCATCCTGAAGCTGCTCATTGGTAAGCTGGATCCTTCGTCTGGTCTGATCTCGCAACACCCTCGTCTCCGAATTGGATTCTTCGCTCAGCATCACGTTGATGCCCTTGACCTCAATGACAGTGCTGTGGGTTTCATGTCAAAGAACTATCCGGGACGAACAGATGAAGAATACCGCCGACGACTTGGTGCATTCGGTATCACCGGCACAACGGGCCTACAGAAGATGGGATTACTTTCTGGAGGTCAAAAGTCTCGTGTTGCTTTTGCTTGCCTGGCTCTTACGAACCCCCACATTTTGGTTCTTGACGAGCCTTCGAACCATCTTGATATTGAAGCCATGGATGCTCTGGCTGAGGCGCTCAACGAATTCCAGGGTGGTGTGCTGATGGTGTCTCACGACGTCACAATGTTGCAGACGGTGTGCAAATCGCTGTGGGTTTGTGATGGCGGCACTGTCGAGAAGTTCCCTGGCGATGTCCAGGCGTACAAGAAGAGGATTACCGCGCAAGCTAATGCTGCAGGTGTTGTTAAGCAGCATTGA